Proteins found in one Canis lupus baileyi chromosome 26, mCanLup2.hap1, whole genome shotgun sequence genomic segment:
- the SIRPD gene encoding signal-regulatory protein delta isoform X2 yields MPVLASQTCPLLPSLLLTLLLRFTGTSDQEFQVTQPESSISVRAGEILTLGCNVSARSPAGPVLWFRENGQERRLIYNFNGSQFPRVTQVEDTEFNQTDYSIRISNVSPKDVGTYYCVKLTIGHPDMSYVSGSGTYVSVNGTTHEIFQVQQSEMTQTVSIGETVTLSCSVPDSFPKGPVLWFKGSGPSRELIYNFKEGLFPRVKEIGHITKAGNTDFSIRISDISLADAGTYYCVKFKEGKPDREFQSGTSNHFAPGDPESHLMTMRGTKLRKNLL; encoded by the exons ATGCCTGTACTTGCCTCCCAAACCTGCCCACTTCTGCCATCCCTGCTGCTGACTCTGCTGCTGAGATTCACAG GAACTTCAGATCAAGAGTTCCAGGTGACCCAGCCTGAGAGTTCAATTTCAGTCAGAGCTGGAGAGATCTTAACACTGGGCTGCAACGTGTCTGCTCGCTCCCCAGCAGGGCCTGTCTTGTGGTTCAGGGAGAATGGGCAAGAACGACGATTAATCTACAATTTCAATGGAAGCCAATTTCCCCGAGTAACCCAAGTAGAAGACACAGAGTTCAACCAAACAGACTATTCCATCCGCATCAGTAATGTGTCACCCAAAGATGTGGGCACCTATTACTGTGTGAAGCTAACAATAGGCCACCCTGACATGTCGTATGTATCAGGTTCAGGCACCTATGTGTCTGTGAATG GAACCACACATGAGATATTCCAGGTGCAACAATCTGAGATGACACAGACTGTATCAATTGGAGAGACAGTCACCTTGAGTTGCAGTGTACCAGATTCATTCCCAAAAGGACCTGTCTTATGGTTCAAGGGATCTGGGCCAAGCCGGGAATTAATCTACAATTTCAAAGAAGGTCTCTTTCCCAGAGTAAAAGAAATTGGACACATCACCAAAGCTGGCAACACAGACTTTTCCATCCGCATCAGTGATATCTCTCTTGCCGATGCCGGCACTTACTACTGCGTGAAGTTCAAAGAGGGGAAACCTGACAGAGAGTTCCAGTCAG GAACAAGCAATCATTTTGCCCCAGGTGATCCAGAGAGCCATCTTATGACCATGAGGGGAACCAAGTTGAGGAAAAATCTACTCTAG
- the SIRPD gene encoding signal-regulatory protein delta isoform X1, producing the protein MPVLASQTCPLLPSLLLTLLLRFTGTSDQEFQVTQPESSISVRAGEILTLGCNVSARSPAGPVLWFRENGQERRLIYNFNGSQFPRVTQVEDTEFNQTDYSIRISNVSPKDVGTYYCVKLTIGHPDMSYVSGSGTYVSVNGTTHEIFQVQQSEMTQTVSIGETVTLSCSVPDSFPKGPVLWFKGSGPSRELIYNFKEGLFPRVKEIGHITKAGNTDFSIRISDISLADAGTYYCVKFKEGKPDREFQSGPGTEVFVTRTSNHFAPGDPESHLMTMRGTKLRKNLL; encoded by the exons ATGCCTGTACTTGCCTCCCAAACCTGCCCACTTCTGCCATCCCTGCTGCTGACTCTGCTGCTGAGATTCACAG GAACTTCAGATCAAGAGTTCCAGGTGACCCAGCCTGAGAGTTCAATTTCAGTCAGAGCTGGAGAGATCTTAACACTGGGCTGCAACGTGTCTGCTCGCTCCCCAGCAGGGCCTGTCTTGTGGTTCAGGGAGAATGGGCAAGAACGACGATTAATCTACAATTTCAATGGAAGCCAATTTCCCCGAGTAACCCAAGTAGAAGACACAGAGTTCAACCAAACAGACTATTCCATCCGCATCAGTAATGTGTCACCCAAAGATGTGGGCACCTATTACTGTGTGAAGCTAACAATAGGCCACCCTGACATGTCGTATGTATCAGGTTCAGGCACCTATGTGTCTGTGAATG GAACCACACATGAGATATTCCAGGTGCAACAATCTGAGATGACACAGACTGTATCAATTGGAGAGACAGTCACCTTGAGTTGCAGTGTACCAGATTCATTCCCAAAAGGACCTGTCTTATGGTTCAAGGGATCTGGGCCAAGCCGGGAATTAATCTACAATTTCAAAGAAGGTCTCTTTCCCAGAGTAAAAGAAATTGGACACATCACCAAAGCTGGCAACACAGACTTTTCCATCCGCATCAGTGATATCTCTCTTGCCGATGCCGGCACTTACTACTGCGTGAAGTTCAAAGAGGGGAAACCTGACAGAGAGTTCCAGTCAGGTCCGGGCACTGAGGTGTTTGTGACTA GAACAAGCAATCATTTTGCCCCAGGTGATCCAGAGAGCCATCTTATGACCATGAGGGGAACCAAGTTGAGGAAAAATCTACTCTAG
- the SIRPD gene encoding signal-regulatory protein delta isoform X3: MPVLASQTCPLLPSLLLTLLLRFTGTSDQEFQVTQPESSISVRAGEILTLGCNVSARSPAGPVLWFRENGQERRLIYNFNGSQFPRVTQVEDTEFNQTDYSIRISNVSPKDVGTYYCVKLTIGHPDMSYVSGSGTYVSVNGTTHEIFQVQQSEMTQTVSIGETVTLSCSVPDSFPKGPVLWFKGSGPSRELIYNFKEGLFPRVKEIGHITKAGNTDFSIRISDISLADAGTYYCVKFKEGKPDREFQSGPGTEEQAIILPQVIQRAIL, from the exons ATGCCTGTACTTGCCTCCCAAACCTGCCCACTTCTGCCATCCCTGCTGCTGACTCTGCTGCTGAGATTCACAG GAACTTCAGATCAAGAGTTCCAGGTGACCCAGCCTGAGAGTTCAATTTCAGTCAGAGCTGGAGAGATCTTAACACTGGGCTGCAACGTGTCTGCTCGCTCCCCAGCAGGGCCTGTCTTGTGGTTCAGGGAGAATGGGCAAGAACGACGATTAATCTACAATTTCAATGGAAGCCAATTTCCCCGAGTAACCCAAGTAGAAGACACAGAGTTCAACCAAACAGACTATTCCATCCGCATCAGTAATGTGTCACCCAAAGATGTGGGCACCTATTACTGTGTGAAGCTAACAATAGGCCACCCTGACATGTCGTATGTATCAGGTTCAGGCACCTATGTGTCTGTGAATG GAACCACACATGAGATATTCCAGGTGCAACAATCTGAGATGACACAGACTGTATCAATTGGAGAGACAGTCACCTTGAGTTGCAGTGTACCAGATTCATTCCCAAAAGGACCTGTCTTATGGTTCAAGGGATCTGGGCCAAGCCGGGAATTAATCTACAATTTCAAAGAAGGTCTCTTTCCCAGAGTAAAAGAAATTGGACACATCACCAAAGCTGGCAACACAGACTTTTCCATCCGCATCAGTGATATCTCTCTTGCCGATGCCGGCACTTACTACTGCGTGAAGTTCAAAGAGGGGAAACCTGACAGAGAGTTCCAGTCAGGTCCGGGCACTGAG GAACAAGCAATCATTTTGCCCCAGGTGATCCAGAGAGCCATCTTATGA